GCATCTTGAAGCTCTAGCGAAAGCTGGTCTTACGCAGGTCGTCATTAATCATGCTTGGTTAGGCGAACAAATTGAGGCAAGCTTAGGCTCCGGTAAGCAGTTTGGTCTTCAAATCTTTTATTCCCGAGAAGAATCAGCATTAGAGACTGCGGGTGGTATCTGTAAAGCACTGCCACTCCTTAGAGCTAATGACTATTTCTTGGTGATTAATGGTGATGTGTTTACCCCCCAGTTTCCAATTCAGGGCTTAATCCAACGAGTTCTTGAGCTTCGTTCCCAAGATCAATTATTGGCCCATCTGATTATGGTTCCCAATCCACCCCAACACCCGCATGGAGACTTTTATCTCGACCAAACAATGGTCAGAGATGATGGATATACAGGGGCTACGAGTGCAAAACTGACTTTTTCTGGAATTGGTATTTATCACCACACCCTATTTAAGGGCCTCATTTCTGGGCAAAGCGCTAAATTGGCTCCCATATTGCGCAAGGCCATGGCAGATGATCGGGTTTCTGGTGAAAAATATCTGGGTTCGTGGCACGATGTAGGAAGCCCCGAACGATTAGCTGAACTTAATAAACTATAAACTGACTATTGCCATGAATCGTCTGTCTTCTCATAACCCTCAGGTTGCTGCCTGCCAGCAACGGCGAACTCGCTTGGCACAACTTATTCAGGCCAAGAGTGCTGGTGGTGTAGTAATTCTTTCGACGGCCGAAGAAAAAGCTCGTAATCGCGATAGTGATTTTCCTTATCGGCATGACAGTGATTTTTTCTATCTCACTGGTTTTGATGAGCCCGGCGCAACCTTGGTCATGCTGATACAGAAAACAAGTTTTGAGACCTATTTATTTTGTCGCCCCAAAGACCTTGAACGTGAAATCTGGGATGGGTTTCGCTTAGGTCCTGAAGCGGCTCCCGAGATTTTGCGTCTGGATGCTGCTTATTCTAGCCAAGAACTTAATCAGAGACTCCCCGAGTTCCTAGCCAATCAATCAGCCATTTATATCCGTCT
This genomic interval from Polynucleobacter sp. UK-FUSCHL-C3 contains the following:
- the murU gene encoding N-acetylmuramate alpha-1-phosphate uridylyltransferase MurU; translation: MNATSALNNFDPIPCLVLAAGRGERMRPLTDTIPKPLLQVQGKSLLAWHLEALAKAGLTQVVINHAWLGEQIEASLGSGKQFGLQIFYSREESALETAGGICKALPLLRANDYFLVINGDVFTPQFPIQGLIQRVLELRSQDQLLAHLIMVPNPPQHPHGDFYLDQTMVRDDGYTGATSAKLTFSGIGIYHHTLFKGLISGQSAKLAPILRKAMADDRVSGEKYLGSWHDVGSPERLAELNKL